In Corticium candelabrum chromosome 1, ooCorCand1.1, whole genome shotgun sequence, the genomic stretch cacactaccaaGAACTGCGTCAAATTGCTCACCTCAACAAGTCCCTTTCAGGCACAGGCACCTATATACATGCACTCTcctattatatataaaaaagTTTGACGAAGAAATGTAACAATACATACTGCAGCTGTAATTAACAGTCATAGCCGGATAACTGTTTACAAATAGAGGTATATTGCTCAACACTAAAGTGCTGTCTTGTTACACTTTGCATGTTTTTATACAAAAACGTTTCCAAAAATGTTCACAGAGCAGCAACAGTTGCAATTGGTGGAAAGTAGTCTACTAAAGCTGTCACCCATCTCTGTGAAGGTTTTGTCTTTTTTACTCCCTTTTTTACTCCCAATTAACTGATCACTCATCAACCATGCAAATAAGTGAAACAAGATACTAGTCTCAATCAATCAACACATGGCATATTAAGTGTGTATGGAAGCTAAAAATACATATCAAAGAGTCATTCAATAGCAGGCATCAATTGCTGCAGCCtaaagagaaagacagacggattCAAAATATCTTTCACTTGCCACTGATTTAAAATATACTTTTACACcattttcaataattaaaatattcgGTTGCTGGGGAAAGGCAGCAGAAAAGACTTTATCAGATGTATCAAAATCATCAGCTTTCTCTCTGGGCATAACAAGTTCTGAGATTTTCCATATGTGGTGATGATGATTCTCAACCTGTCTACACAAGGAAACTCTAACATTATTTCTAAAAAGTTGAAGAACCTAACTATCTGGAGAAACCCAGTAGATCGAAACGGTTGTCAGCAGAATCTGTCAAGCGTTTCAGAATTGACTTTACTTGATTAATCTAGTATCCAGTTATAGTTGTAGTAATCCTTTGTTTGTTCATTATATGATTTATCCAGCCGGCTTATAGTTGAACTGTTCTGAGTATATACTTTAGTATAAATTGTGTTGCGTTGCATTTGTACGTTGACAAACATTTATTTGGAATAggaggggagaggagaggggagaggggaggggagagaagaggggagaggggaggagagaggggaggggagaggggagaggggagaggggaggggagaggggaggggagaggggagaggggaggggagaggggaggggagaggggaggagagaggggaggggagaggggaggggagaggggaggggagaggggaggggagaggggaggggagaggggaggggagaagggaggggagaggggagggaagAGGGGAAGaaagaggggagagaggacgggagaggagagagaggagaggagaggtggagagggggaagggggaggggagagggaaaggggagagagggaggaggAGGGAaaggggagagggggaggaggAAGGAAAGGGGAGGGGGAAGGAAAGGGGAGGGAGAAGGAaaggggagagggggaggaaaaggagagaggaggaggggagagggggaggaaAGAGGAGGAgaagagagggggagaggagaggggagagggggggaaaggagaggggagaggggagaggggagagaagaggggagaggggagggaagAGGGGAGAGGAAacgggagaggggagagaggagggGAGAGGTGGAGAGGGGGAaggaggaggggagaggggaggggagaggagaggaggaGGAAAGGGGAGAGGTGGAGGAGGAGGGAAAGGGGACAGGGGGAGGAAAAGGGGACAGGGGAGAAAaaggggagagggggaggaaagaggaggaggagagggagaggggaggggagaggaggagaggggaggggagagggggaaaggggagagggggaggaagaggggagaggggagaggggagagggggagaggggagagggggagagggggagagggggagaggggagagggggagaggggagagggggagaggggagaggggagaaggggagaggggagaaagggagaggggagagggggagagggggagaggagagagggggagagggggagaggggagagggggagaggggagaggggagaggggagaggggagaggggagaggggagaggggggagggaggggagagggggagaggggagaggggagagggggagagggggagaggggagagggggagagggggagaggggagagggggagaggggagaggggagaagggagaggggagaaagggagaggggagagagggagagggggagaggagagagggggagaggggacaggggagaggggagaggggagagggggagcGGGAAAGCTGGGGAGCGGGAAAGCTGGGGAGCGGGGAAGCTGGGGAGCGGGGAGAGGAATATGTAGCAAACAGTTTACTACCTTCGTTTGTTCTTCTGGGTGATCCACTGCATCGTATCGAATAGAAGTCTCAACAGAGGTGATTAGGTCATATCCTTCATAACTGTATGATTTACGCTGTGCCTTTCTCTTAAAGTTCATTTTGTACCCATTAGGTAATCCACTAAGTGGAGGAAGAACAAGGTCTTTCCCACTAATACGAACTTTCTCACAGAACTCTCTAATCAAAATATTATCCTCGTGTATCTCATCTTCAGTCCTTAGAGAGCAATCACGAATTGCTACAATAAGAAAACACACCATCCAAGGCTGCACGTAGCGAAAAGAATAAACATGTATGTAGCTGACCAGTTGTCATAAGAAGACGACAATCATATGGATAGCCAGGCATGGC encodes the following:
- the LOC134179130 gene encoding uncharacterized protein LOC134179130; translated protein: MPGYPYDCRLLMTTAIRDCSLRTEDEIHEDNILIREFCEKVRISGKDLVLPPLSGLPNGYKMNFKRKAQRKSYSYEGYDLITSVETSIRYDAVDHPEEQTKIDIHIFSGDCDKLLSKDQGHDWKPSDIINFIPKMMKFVKDDLSSVLS
- the LOC134190805 gene encoding uncharacterized protein LOC134190805, encoding PSPSLPSPFLPSPFSPLPSPPLPPLSPPLSPPLSPPLSPLP